In Labrys monachus, the genomic stretch CGATGCACCCCCATTCTCACGGGCACGCAACCAGGCATGGTGCAGGATGTCTTCACGGTAGATCTTGTCGTACAGTGCATAGAAGCGGAAGGCAGGCTCCGCCTTCGCCTTGCAATACAGCTTTCTTTGAAGAATCCGGATCCGTTCGGGCGTTGCTAGACGCATCGTCAATCGCCTCCACCTCATCTTTGCCGAAAGCACACCACAAGTCAGGGGCCTTCCCTCCACCGGCATTACCCGGTCTCGACAGTACTACGCCCCTGTCCGACTCCCGCCCGATGCCGCTGTCCTGAATGACAGCGTTGAGGACGCGACCCCCGCACCAAACGGGTCTCCCCCGATTACGCCCACCACCTTGCCGGCGTGCCGTGCCCACTACCCCGGTGAACCGGACGGGTGCAGATGTCGATTGCTTCCCCCTCCGCGCGGCCTTCCCCGGTAATCCGGCGGGTCGGCGCTCACATCTCGACTTTCGAGGCCTGCTCAGGCTTTACTCACATTACGGCCCACCGGCTCGCTCAACCGCCCAGGGCGGCCTTTGTCACGAGGCTCCGGCCCGCCCAATTACCCGGACAAGCCGCTCGTCTGCTACCGGATCAATCGACAACTGTCCGGGTGGAATCTTCCTCCACTGGTGATGTACACCGTCGGGGCGCACGAATTGCGGTGACAGTGCTGGAGTGCACCTTATTCGGTTACAGTCCATGACCGATTGGACAAATAGAGTCCGTTGTCACCGTTATTGAAGTCCAGGAACAGCTCGCCCGCCGGCGCGGCATATTTGCCCGGCAGGCCCGCCAGTTCGGCGGCGAAGTCCTGATAGGCCAGATCGACGTCCAGCGAGGCGGCATAGGCGCTGAAGAGCCGGGCGGCCGCCTGGAGATCGTCCGGCGTCCGCGCAGGCGCGATGGGGAAGCAGGCGTTCGACATGCCCCGACCATGGCGTCGGCGCGCCGCCTTTGCAATCGCGGGGAACGGCCGCCTCAGGCCGGAGCGGCGGGCGCGGCCAGCGAGGCCTCGATGATGCCGGCGACGGCCTTCGCCGCCATCGTTCTCGGCCAGACGAGATGGAAGCCGATGCGGGGCGCGCCGGGCAGCGGGCGATGGCCGATCTTGTGCCCGAGCGAGGCGATCGAATCGAGGGGCAGCACCGTCAGGCAGCCATGGTCGAGCACGAGGTTGACGATGATCGGAAGGGCGTCGATCTCGAAGATCGGGCCGGCGGCGGCTTCGCCTCGTTCCGTAAGGGGATCGAGGATCTCGCGGATGCGCTGGCGCAGGCCGCTGCGCAGGCTCGGCACGGCGATCGGCCGGGCGGCGAGCAGGGCCTGCAGCGGCGTGCCGGTGCCGACGACGTCCCGCGGGCCGACGAGGACGAGCTCGGAGGAGAACAGCTCCCGGCTCTCGAAGCGCCTGTGCCGCATCGGCGCATCGGTGAGGGCCGCGTCGAAGCGGCCCGCGAGCAGGCCGGCCATCAGCTCCTCGGCCGTGGTGCTGCTGACGAGCAGGTCCTGGCCGGCCCGCTGGCGCCGCCAGTCCGAGACGAGGGTGGCGAGGCGGGCGGCCAGGCGGCTCTCATGGCCGATCGGGGCGACGGTGCCGAAGGCCACGCTGCGCCTGTCCCGCGCGAAGCGGCGCCCGGCCGGCGCCGTGAGGGCCGCCATCGCCTCGACCAGCAGCTGCGCCGCCGCCTCGACCTTGAGGCCGGCCGGCGTCGGCTCGCAGCCCTCGCTTGTGCGCCGCAGCAGGGAAGAGCCGAACGCCGCCTCCAGGCGGGACATCTGCCGCGACAGATGCGGCTGGCCGAGCCCGAGGGTGCGCGCCGCCCGGCGGATGCTGCCGGCCTTCGCCACCGCGCCGAAGCGGGCGAGCGCCGGGAGGGGAACGGCATCGCGGGCGGCCCAGCCCAGCGCGTCGGCCGGCGGCGCTCCGCCGGCGGCGGCCAGGGCGACGAGGCCGGCGAGGAGGCCGGGCGAGGCGCGCAGGAGCGTCTCGCCGGCGAGGGTGAGGGTCAGGCCGCCCTCGGCGCGGTGGGCCAGTGTCATCGCCACCGCCGCCTCGAAGCGTTCCAGGGCGTCGGCGACGGTCGAGGGGGCGCAGCCAAGCAGCCGGCCGGCGCCGCGCACCGACCCTTCCTGCAGGACGGCGAGGGCCATGGCGATGGTGGCGGTGTTCATGATCGTCCTGCCGCAGGCGGGGCGGAAGCATCGGCTGTCCGGTTTTTGACATATACCGCCGGCCGGGCGCCGGCAATAGACTGGCCGCCTGTCGGCTCCGGAGCGAAGGGAACAGCGGCGATGGGAGATTTCGACCTCGTCCTTCAAGGCACCATCGTCCTGCCGTCCCGCGTCGTCGAGGGCGGCTTCGTCGCGGTGTCCGGCGGCAAGGTGGCGCTCGTCGGCGAGGGCGATCCGCCCGCGGCGCGCGAAAGCCACCGGCTCGGCCGGGCCCTGATCCTGCCGGGGGCGATCGACGCCCAGGTCCATTCGCTGTCGCAGCGCGGCCAGGAGGATTTCCAGTGGTCGACCCGCTCGGCCGCCGCCGGCGGGGTCACCACCATCGTCGACATGCCCTATGACGAGGGGCAGGTGGTGTCGTCCGGGGCGGCGGTGGCGGCGAAGGCGAGCCATGGCGAAGCGACCGCCCGCGTGGATTTCGCGCTGTACGGCACGGTCGATCCCGCCGAGGGCGCGGCGCGCATCGGCGAAATGGTCGAGGCGGGCGTCTCTTCGTTCAAATTCTCGACCTTCGGCACCCATCCGACCCGCTTTCCCCGCATTCCCCCGCCTTTGATGATGGATTGCTTCGCCGCCATCGCGCCGCACGGCCTCGCCGCCGGCGTCCACAACGAGGACCACGAGACGGTGGAGGCCTATACGGCCCGCACGCGGGCGGCCGGCATCACCGACTGGCGGGCGCACGGCCTGTCACGGCCGCCGATCGCCGAGCTGCTCGCCATGCTCGCGATCTACGAGATCGGCGCCGCCACCGGCTGCCCCGCCCATGTGGTGCATTGCTCGCTTTCACGCGGCTACGACATCGCCGCCGCCTACCGCGCCCAGGGCTTCGCCGCCACCATCGAGGCCTGCATCCATTATCTCGTGCTCGACGAGGAGAACGATGTCCGCCGCCTTGGCGGCAAGGCCAAGATCAATCCGCCGCTCCGCCCGCGCGCCGAGGTCGAGGGCCTGTGGCGCCAGGTGGCCGCCGGCAATGTCACGCTGGTCTCGACCGATCACGTCAGCTGGTCGGAGGACCGCAAGACCGATCCCGACATGCTCGCCAACGCCTCGGGCGTGCCGGGGCTCGAGGTGATGGTGCCGCTCTTCGTCGCCGGGGCGCTCGCCCGCGGCATCCCGCTGACGGCGGCGGCGCGCCTGATGGCGGAAAATCCGGCCCGGCATTTCCGCATCGACGCCAGCAAGGGCGCGCTGACGCCGGGGCGCGATGCCGACATCGCCGTGCTGACGCCGGAGCCCCGGATCTACGACGCGGCGGCGAGCGGCCACAACGTCGTCGGCTGGAGCCCCTATAACGGCCTCGAAATACCCTGGCGCGTCAGCGCGACCTATCTGCGCGGCGAACGCGTCTTCGACGGCACGGCGGTGACGGCGGAGCCCGGCCATGGCCGCTTCGTCCGCCCGCCGCGGGCCGGCGCGGCGGCATGAGTACGGCTCGCCCCCTCGTCGCGTTCGGCGAGGCGCCGCTGACGCTGCGCGACGTCACGGCGATCGCCCGCCGCGAGGCCGATATCGGCCTTTCCGAGGCCGGACGCGACGCGGTCGTCCGCGCCCGCGCCGTGGTCGACCGGCTGGTCGACGAGGCGATCCCCGCCTACGGCATCACCACCGGCGTCGGCAGCCAGAAGGATTTCGGCGTCAGCCGCGAGGCGATCGCCCGCTACAACGAGCTGATGATCACCGCCCATGCCACCATGGCGCCGGGCGCGAACGCCTCGCCGGCGGTGGTGCGCGCCGCGCTGGCGATCCAGCTCTCGCTGTTCGCCCGGGGGCGCTCGGGCGTCCGGCTGGAGCTGGTGGAAAGCCTGCTCGCCCGCCTGCAGGCCGACGACCTGCCGGCCGCCCGGCTCGGCTCCTCGGTCGGGGCGTCCGACATCGTGGCGATGAGCCAGCTCGCCCTTCCCCTCATCGGGCGGGACGGTGTGGCGCCGGGCGGCGGCGGCCCCGCCCCCCTGCCGGGCCTGGCGGCCAAGGAGGCGATCTCCCTCCTCAATTCCAACAGCCTGATGCTGGCGCAGGCCGCGCTGGCGCTGGCCGAGGTCCGCGCCCTCCTCGACGCGGCGACGCTGGCGGGCGCCCTGTCGATGGAGGGGTTCCGCGGCAATCTGCGCTCCTGGCGCCGCGAGGTCGACGAGGCCCGCGGCCAGCCGGGACAGTCGCGCAGCGGCGAGGCGCTGCGCCGGGCGCTGGCCGGAAGCCGGCTGTGGCAGGCCGGCGAGGCCCGCTTCCTGCAGGATCCGCTCAGCTTCCGCTGCATCCCGCAGATCCACGGCGCGGCCGAGGCCGCCTGGGACTTCGCCCATGCGATCTTCGAGACGGAACTCTCCGCCGCCTGCGACAATCCCCTGATCGACACCGCTTCCGGCGCCTTCATCTCCCACGGCAATATGGAGACCACGGCCTGCTGCCTCGCCATGGACATGCTGCGCCAGGCGCTCGCCAAGGTGATCGAGGCCTCCGGCCAGCGCATCCACAAGATCCAGTGGCCCGGCTTCACCGGCCTGCCGACCAGCCTGGCGGCCGAGCCGGGCGCCATCGGCGGCGTGCAGTTCCTCAATCTCGGCCATCTCGCCGGCGCCAATGTCGGCGCCGTGCGCCAGGCCGCCCATCCGGCGCTCCTCAACTATTCCGGCCAGCTCGACGACGGCGTCGAGGACGTCGCCGGCAATGCGCCGCAATCGGTGGCCGAGACCGTGCGCTCGCTGGTGCCGGCCTGGAACGTCGTCACCATCGAGATCGCCTGCGCCGTCTGGGCCATCCATCGCCGCGGCCTGGCGGCGGCCGATCTCGGCGAGGGCGTGCGGCCGCTGGCCGAGGGCATGCTGGCACTGCTGCCGATCGGCACGGAAGGCCGCCGGATCTTCGATCTCGGCCCGCTGGTCGAGCTGGTGCGGGCGACGTCCGGATCCCGCGGCGAGGAGGCGTGACGGCGATGCAGGACCAGAGCTTCAGAACCATGCTCGCGCGTCTCGACGCCTGCGGCGACCTGCACACCGTCCGCCGGACGGTCGATCCGCGCTTCGAGCTCGGCGCGGTGATGTCGCTGCGCCGGCACGGGCCGGCCCAGCTCTTCGCCTCCGTCGCCGGCCATGCCATGCGCATCGCCGGCAATGTCATGAATGCGCGGGAGCGCGTCGCCCGGCTGCTCGGGACGGACAAGGCCGCCCTGCCCGGCCGCCTCCTGGCAGCGCTGGCCTCGCCGGTCCCGCCCGTCCTCGTCGAGGCCGCGCCGGTCCAGGCCGTCGTCCACCGCGCGCCGCTCGACCTCGCCTGCCTCCTGCCGGTGCCGACCTGGTTCGAGCACGAGACCGGCCCCTACATCACCGCCGGGGTGATCGTCGCCAAGGATCCGGAGACCGGGCGGCGCAACGTCTCGATCGCCCGGCTGCGGCTCGACGGCGGCGGGCGCGTCATGGTCGGCATCGCCAGGAATCATCACCTCAATGTGCTGGCCGAGAAGGCGCGGGCGCAGGGCGAGAGCCTGCCGATCGCCGTCGCCATCGGCAACCACGCCGCCGTGCTGCTCGGCTCGCAGATGTATCTCGGCCTCGGCGACGACGAATACGACATCGCCGGCGCCCTGCTCGGCGAACCCCTGCAGCTGGTCCGCTGCCTGACGGTGCCGCTGGAGGTGCCCGCCGGCGCGGAGATCGTGCTGGAAGGCGCCATCGACGCCGCGGACCTCGTCGCCGAGGGTTCCGTCTCCGAGTTCCACGGCTTCTATGTCGATTACGGGCCGGGGACGGGCGGCACCATCGGCTGCGTCACCCATCGCCCCGATGCGGTCTACCAGGCGATCCTGCCGGGCTATGCGCCCGAACATTGCCTGCTCGGCGCCCTCGCCATCGAGGCGGTGTGCTGCGCGGCGCTGCAGCGCGTCATCCCCGCGGTGCGCCGCGTGTTCGTCACCGATGGCGGCATGGGGCGCCTGCATGCGGTGATCGCCATGCACCGCCCGCGCCTCGGCGAGGGCAAGCGCGCCGTCATCCTCGCCATGGGCCAGATCAACCTCCTCAAGCTGGTGATCGTCGTCGAGGACGACATCGACCCGGAGGACGCCACGCAGGTCGAATGGTCGCTCGCCGCCCGCTTCCGCGGCGACGAGGACCTCGTCGTCCTGCCCGGCCTGAAGGCCGACCGCTGCGACCCCGTGCACGAGAACCTCACAGTCACCAAGATCGGCCTCGTCGCCTGCACCCGCCCGGGCGACGGCGAGCGCGGCAGCCGCTCGGAATTCGCGACGGCCCCGGCGGAGGTGCTGGCGCGGGTCAGGGCGCAGCTCGGGGACTATTGAGGGGGCAGGACGAGGCCCCGGCGATGCCGCGCAGGGCGAGAGGGCGGCCACCGCGCTATTCCAGACAATCCGCCTCCGGCAATGCCGGGGCGGCAAATTCAGATTGCCAGCACGCGATTTTTTGGGTCGGACGCTGAGATGTCCCTTCCTCCCCCATCATGCGGCAGCCCTCCGCCGGGGTACTGAGAAAAGCGACGGACGAGTCGGGCGATGCGAATTGAAAAAAACGATAGTGGTGGGTTGGCTTCAACAGTCTACATCAGAAGATCTTTTGCCTCGTACATTCGGATCTCCCACGGTTATCTCCCGATACTCATATGCTTTATATCCTCGATGCTGTTCTGAGAGATCTCCAATCTCATCGAATCGGCACAAATGAGGCATGAAAAATAAAAATACGAACTTACTTAGAGAAACTAATACCCATTGTACTTACAATTAACTGTTGCGCCGGAATTTTCATATCGGGAAAAATGACCAGAGTGACCGGTATAACGAAGGTCGTCATATCTTGGGCTGACAAAAATATGTCTCTCTTCCCATGCGCGTGACATCAAAATGGTTTATACTGTCCCGGCTGACAAAAAAGCGGGGTGGGGCAATTATGATAAATATTTTTACTCTTTCTCATGCGATGTTACATCCATTCTCGACAGAAGGAAAAATTGATCCTTTTGAATTTAAGAAAATTCCTAAATGGCATCCGTATAGATCGATATGGACGCTGCATAGTAGAGTTTTAGAACGAAATTCTCGAACATTTCCGTTTAAATTCGATGAGTCTGCACTTCGTAGTAGTAGACATAGAAGATACGATAGAGGAGAATCTCTTGTTGATACTGCTGTAACGGCACATCAACTCGAACTTTTACAATTGTCGGTTTTATCATCGGCAAACGTGGACGGGTATATTGTCGAAATTGGAAGCTATAGAGGCGTAACGACGGCTCACCTCGCAAGTGAAACCTCGAAGACGATTTATGCAGTTGACCCGTTTATGGGATATGGGGGAGCGGACGAAGACTACAATATTTTTGAGAGGAATACGCGAAATATCTCCAATATAAATCATATCCGTTTGCCGTCTGGCTCTGCTGCGGTTGATTTCAAAGGAGATATTTCGTTACTTTTTATTGATGCTGTCCATGATTTCAGCAATTCTTGGTTTGATTTCTGCGCATGGTCTCCAAAGGTCGCGGCAAACGGCTTCATCGCGATGCACGACGTGGACGATTTTCCTGGCGTGGGGAAAACATGTCAATTAATTAATAGCCTTCCCGCGTATTCAATCTGGGCTTACGCACCGAATATCGTTATATTTCAAAAATCATGATATATATTGACTGCGATTTCTGTCATATAGGAATTTTAACTTATATTTTTTAAGTATAGATGCAGCACACCTCAGCCGCAAAGCTCGATGTCCGCTGCCGTTGTCAGCTCCCGCATTTTCTCCCCCGGCGCCGGTACCGGATCCGTCGATCGGAAGTTCAGGCCGCGCGGCGGCGTTGGCCGCGCGCGCCTGGCTGACATCATCGGCGGTCCTGCACAGGTTTTCGCCGGGCAGGCCATCATTGTCGCGGTCGAGATTGGATGCGCTGCAATAATCGAAGCGCCAGACCGCTTCCCGGCAATTGCCCATCTGCTTGCAGCCGCGCTGTGTGCACGAAAGATCCTGGGCTGCCGCCGAAAACGTCAGAGCGATGGAAGCGCCGATACCGATCAAGAGCCGCATCGAACACACCTCCCTATCGCAATCGAAGCCAACGACCGGCGTGGAAACAATCTTGCCAGCGCTATGAATTCACGGCCTGCCTCCGGAGGACAAGCCTGGACCATCTGTTATAAGGCGGCATGCACCGTTCTCTTCGATGGCCCCGACGCCGCCGGGCTGCCGGGACGAGTCCGACAATGACAAATCTCGAACCGCCGCCGGCAGAAGCGGCCTGTCTCGGCGCCTATGGATCTTCTGACTGCCATTAGGGCCAATCAGTCGGACCAGCGTTCTCGCTTGTCATGTATCATTTCCTGATACTTAATCATTGTCATCCGTATCAATGGATGATACATTTTTCATCCTCGCGGGGGTGGCATGATCCGGTCGTTCAGGGGCAAGTGGGCAGAGTCGATCTTCAACCGGCAAGTGCCGAAGGGCTTCCCCGCCGACATCGCGATGGTCGCTAGGCGCAAGCTGGAAGCCGTCAATGCCGCCCATGTCCTGGGAGACCTGCGCAGCCCGCCGGGCAATCGCCTTGAAGAGTTGAAACGGGACCGCAGGGGTCAGCACTCAATCCGGATCAACGACCAGTTCCGAATTTGCTTCCGCTGGTCGGATGATGGCGTCGATGACGTCGAAATCGTCGATTATCATGAAGGTTGATGTCATGACCGAGATCGTTGCAACCTTGCCGCCGATGCACCCCGGCGAGATGCTGCGCGAGGAGTTCCTGGTGCCGCTGGGCCTGACCGCCGGCAAGGTCGCCGCCGCGGCCGGTGTGCCGCGCACCCGCATCGAGCGTCTCGCGAAGGAAGAGACCGGCATCACCGCCGATACGGCCCTGCGGCTCGGCAAGGTGCTCGGCACCTCGCCGGAGTTCTGGCTCACCCTGCAGGCCCGTTATGACCTGCTCACGGCGCGAGCGGCGGCGGGCCGGGCGATCGACGAACTGAAGTCGCTGCGCGCCGCTTGATCGGCTTGAGACAGTCGAAAGGAGGGGAGCCGGCATTCGGCCATGGGGGTGACGCTATGCACACGGAGCGCATTCATTGAATAGGTAAACGATGACAGAATTAAATGCATGATCGGCGTTATTCCCTGTCATTGTTATTCCGCGCGTATGGATGGGATCGGTCGCTCCGCTCAGCTTTGCACGGTGTCGCCGGGCGAGGCCGGCAGCATGCCGTCGTGACGATTTCCCCCAGCCAGAATCTGTTTCAGCATATGGAGGTGCGCCTCGAGAAACCGGGCGGGCTCGATCGGATCGAGACGATCGAAAAGCATGTGCCAGACGAGCGCCATGACCATGGGGCCGATCAGTGCCTCCGGCGTCGCGCTCAAGGGGGATGGCGTCAGTTCGCCGCGCGCAATGCCGCGCTCGATGGCCCGATGGAGAATGTCGCGGCCCTTGCTCACGAGAAGCCGATGGTAGAGTTCCGAGATTGCCGGAAAGCGCCGCCCCTCGCAAATGATGATCCGAGCCAGGAGTTCGACCTCCGGGGTAAACAAGGTCGTATAGAGCCGCTCGATCAACAGGGCGAGAAGATCCAGGGTCGAGCCGTCATAGGTCTCGACGATCTGCGGCAATGCCTCGAAGGCGGGGGCGACGCCCGATGACAAAGCCGCTTCGAAGAGCGCCTCCTTGCTTTCAAAATAGCGGTAGATCGTGCCTTTGACGATGCCCGCTCGGGCTGCGACGTCTTCCAGACGAGCCGCCTCGAAGCCATGTTCGGCAAATTCGGCCACCCCCGCAGCGATGATTTCCTGCGGTCGTGCCTCCTTGCGCCGTCGCCGGCCGGCCGCCCGGGATGCCCCCTCGCCCATCGATTCAATGCCTCCCCCGGATTGCGCCGCGCCCTCGCCCTTCCGTGCATCGGGATCGGGTGCCTGCAACATTTAATGACTTTTAGGTTGCTAACTTATTGACGAGACCCGCGATCACCTAGATAATGACCTTAAGGTCATTAATTTAAGGACGCATGCGAGGTGGGTGATATGTCCGTCGAAGGAACCTACAAAATCACGGTCAAGACACCGCTCGGACCGCAGGAAGCGCAATTGACACTCCGCTCCGAAGGCTCGGCGCTTTCCGGCTCCATCGAGAACGTCAAAGGGCGCTCGGACTTCTCCGGCGGCAGTGTCGATGGAAACGAATTCCGCTTTCCGGCCCGTATCAGCACGCCGATCGGACGCATCCACGCCGATATCGCAGGAAGGGTCGAGGACGATCGATTGATCGCCTCGGCGAAACTGCCGCTCGGGACAGCGAAAATCGAAGGCGTGCGGATATGACCGCCGAGAAAGGAAAAACCATGTCTGCTGTCGTCCCGACCTATTCGTTCCTCGAACGCGATCGGCGATGGTCGCTCGCCAACGAACTGATGGAAGCACGCAGTCTCGACGCGTTGCTCGTCTATGGCGACCGAGAGGGCGCGTTTCCCGCCTTCTATGCGCCGGACACATGGCTCACCAATGAGCGTCCCGGCTCGATCGTCGTCTTTCCGAAGGGCGAGGAACCGATCGCCATCGTGTTTCTGACGACCGTCATCGAGGATCACATCCAGGCGGCGGCGACAGGCTACAGAAGCTGGATCAGGCCCGAGAACATCTATGCCGGAAAAATGGGCACGAACGTCGTCGAGATCATCGAGGATCACGGCCTCGACAAGTGCAAAATCGGCGTCGTCGGCCTGGAGCCTTATCCGCCCTATTATTTCGATGGCGTCGTGCCATACAACACCTGGAAGTCGATCGTCGAGGATCTGCCGGACGCGTGTTTCGAGATGGTCGGCAGCGACTTCTTCGCCCGCATGGCCGCCAAGAGCGCCGAGGAGATCGCCGTCCTGAAATGGTCGGCGGGCGTCGGCGAGAAAATATGCGCGGCGATGCGCGATGCGACCCGCCCGGGCGTGGGAGAGCATGAAATCTATGCGGCGGCCCTCGACACCGCCGCGCGCAATGTCGGCTATTGCGGGCAGATCCTGCTCGGTTCAGGCCTGGAGTTCGTCGGATGGGGGCAACCGGCCTGGCTCTACCGGCCGCAGACGCCGCGAACCATCATGGAGGGCGATGTCGTCCTGTCGGAAGTCTTCTCTTCATTCGGCATGCTTGAAACCCAGCACCAGCCGGCTATCGCCGTCGGCAATGTCCACGCCGACTTCCACGATGCCGCAGCCTTGGCGCGGGCTTCGTATGAGGCAGGCGTCAAGGCGCTCAAGGCCGGAACGGTCTTCTCCGATGTCGTCGAGGCGATGCGGGCGCCGATGCGCGATCGAGGCTGCTGGCAGGTCCATCCCCTCGTCCATTCGCTGACACCCTATACGATGATCGGAGCTGGCGAACGGCTCGCCGACCTGCCTGAGATGGCCCATTACGGCAAAGTGCTTCCGTTCCCGTCGATGGGCACCGACCGGGTGCTCGAAGCCGGAACGGTGTTTGCACTCGAACCGAATTGCGGCATCGGCCGGCGCATGATCAATCTCGGCGGGACCGTCATCGTCGGCGAGAACGGTGGCATCGAACTCAACAGCAATTCGACCCGATTAATGCATGCCTAGTGGTGGGGAAAGGGGATGAGACGCCGGCACCGGAAACGCGGCCGCATAGCGCACCCGCCCCGGCGCCGATCTCCTCCGTCACCGATAGTCCCGACTGCCGACCGGAGCGCCGGGCACTCCGGCCGTCCGCGGCCCGCCGCGCGTTCACCCCGTCTTCTTCATCGCCGCGATGATATCGGCCATCAAAGCCAGATCCCGGCGGGAATCGGGCAGATCGGTCGCCGGCCTGGTCCCCTCGTGGATATGGCGGTGGAAAATCGCCAATTCGTTGGAGAAGGCGTCGGCATAGAGCGGGCCGTAGGTCCGGGTCGTCGGTCCGCCGTCGCCCGCCTCGGTCACTTCGAGCCGTGTCGGCAGGCTGCGGATATAGGGCGTGTCGTAGATGATGCGCACGCGCCGGGTGTTGGACCGGACCTCGATCATGGCGTCGAACAGGCCGAGATCGTCGACGACGGCATCGTAGTTGG encodes the following:
- a CDS encoding LysR family transcriptional regulator; the encoded protein is MNTATIAMALAVLQEGSVRGAGRLLGCAPSTVADALERFEAAVAMTLAHRAEGGLTLTLAGETLLRASPGLLAGLVALAAAGGAPPADALGWAARDAVPLPALARFGAVAKAGSIRRAARTLGLGQPHLSRQMSRLEAAFGSSLLRRTSEGCEPTPAGLKVEAAAQLLVEAMAALTAPAGRRFARDRRSVAFGTVAPIGHESRLAARLATLVSDWRRQRAGQDLLVSSTTAEELMAGLLAGRFDAALTDAPMRHRRFESRELFSSELVLVGPRDVVGTGTPLQALLAARPIAVPSLRSGLRQRIREILDPLTERGEAAAGPIFEIDALPIIVNLVLDHGCLTVLPLDSIASLGHKIGHRPLPGAPRIGFHLVWPRTMAAKAVAGIIEASLAAPAAPA
- a CDS encoding dihydroorotase codes for the protein MGDFDLVLQGTIVLPSRVVEGGFVAVSGGKVALVGEGDPPAARESHRLGRALILPGAIDAQVHSLSQRGQEDFQWSTRSAAAGGVTTIVDMPYDEGQVVSSGAAVAAKASHGEATARVDFALYGTVDPAEGAARIGEMVEAGVSSFKFSTFGTHPTRFPRIPPPLMMDCFAAIAPHGLAAGVHNEDHETVEAYTARTRAAGITDWRAHGLSRPPIAELLAMLAIYEIGAATGCPAHVVHCSLSRGYDIAAAYRAQGFAATIEACIHYLVLDEENDVRRLGGKAKINPPLRPRAEVEGLWRQVAAGNVTLVSTDHVSWSEDRKTDPDMLANASGVPGLEVMVPLFVAGALARGIPLTAAARLMAENPARHFRIDASKGALTPGRDADIAVLTPEPRIYDAAASGHNVVGWSPYNGLEIPWRVSATYLRGERVFDGTAVTAEPGHGRFVRPPRAGAAA
- a CDS encoding aromatic amino acid lyase; the protein is MSTARPLVAFGEAPLTLRDVTAIARREADIGLSEAGRDAVVRARAVVDRLVDEAIPAYGITTGVGSQKDFGVSREAIARYNELMITAHATMAPGANASPAVVRAALAIQLSLFARGRSGVRLELVESLLARLQADDLPAARLGSSVGASDIVAMSQLALPLIGRDGVAPGGGGPAPLPGLAAKEAISLLNSNSLMLAQAALALAEVRALLDAATLAGALSMEGFRGNLRSWRREVDEARGQPGQSRSGEALRRALAGSRLWQAGEARFLQDPLSFRCIPQIHGAAEAAWDFAHAIFETELSAACDNPLIDTASGAFISHGNMETTACCLAMDMLRQALAKVIEASGQRIHKIQWPGFTGLPTSLAAEPGAIGGVQFLNLGHLAGANVGAVRQAAHPALLNYSGQLDDGVEDVAGNAPQSVAETVRSLVPAWNVVTIEIACAVWAIHRRGLAAADLGEGVRPLAEGMLALLPIGTEGRRIFDLGPLVELVRATSGSRGEEA
- a CDS encoding UbiD family decarboxylase, which codes for MQDQSFRTMLARLDACGDLHTVRRTVDPRFELGAVMSLRRHGPAQLFASVAGHAMRIAGNVMNARERVARLLGTDKAALPGRLLAALASPVPPVLVEAAPVQAVVHRAPLDLACLLPVPTWFEHETGPYITAGVIVAKDPETGRRNVSIARLRLDGGGRVMVGIARNHHLNVLAEKARAQGESLPIAVAIGNHAAVLLGSQMYLGLGDDEYDIAGALLGEPLQLVRCLTVPLEVPAGAEIVLEGAIDAADLVAEGSVSEFHGFYVDYGPGTGGTIGCVTHRPDAVYQAILPGYAPEHCLLGALAIEAVCCAALQRVIPAVRRVFVTDGGMGRLHAVIAMHRPRLGEGKRAVILAMGQINLLKLVIVVEDDIDPEDATQVEWSLAARFRGDEDLVVLPGLKADRCDPVHENLTVTKIGLVACTRPGDGERGSRSEFATAPAEVLARVRAQLGDY
- a CDS encoding class I SAM-dependent methyltransferase, whose product is MRVTSKWFILSRLTKKRGGAIMINIFTLSHAMLHPFSTEGKIDPFEFKKIPKWHPYRSIWTLHSRVLERNSRTFPFKFDESALRSSRHRRYDRGESLVDTAVTAHQLELLQLSVLSSANVDGYIVEIGSYRGVTTAHLASETSKTIYAVDPFMGYGGADEDYNIFERNTRNISNINHIRLPSGSAAVDFKGDISLLFIDAVHDFSNSWFDFCAWSPKVAANGFIAMHDVDDFPGVGKTCQLINSLPAYSIWAYAPNIVIFQKS
- a CDS encoding type II toxin-antitoxin system RelE/ParE family toxin, whose amino-acid sequence is MIRSFRGKWAESIFNRQVPKGFPADIAMVARRKLEAVNAAHVLGDLRSPPGNRLEELKRDRRGQHSIRINDQFRICFRWSDDGVDDVEIVDYHEG
- a CDS encoding HigA family addiction module antitoxin, with product MTSKSSIIMKVDVMTEIVATLPPMHPGEMLREEFLVPLGLTAGKVAAAAGVPRTRIERLAKEETGITADTALRLGKVLGTSPEFWLTLQARYDLLTARAAAGRAIDELKSLRAA
- a CDS encoding TetR/AcrR family transcriptional regulator translates to MLQAPDPDARKGEGAAQSGGGIESMGEGASRAAGRRRRKEARPQEIIAAGVAEFAEHGFEAARLEDVAARAGIVKGTIYRYFESKEALFEAALSSGVAPAFEALPQIVETYDGSTLDLLALLIERLYTTLFTPEVELLARIIICEGRRFPAISELYHRLLVSKGRDILHRAIERGIARGELTPSPLSATPEALIGPMVMALVWHMLFDRLDPIEPARFLEAHLHMLKQILAGGNRHDGMLPASPGDTVQS
- a CDS encoding M24 family metallopeptidase; protein product: MSAVVPTYSFLERDRRWSLANELMEARSLDALLVYGDREGAFPAFYAPDTWLTNERPGSIVVFPKGEEPIAIVFLTTVIEDHIQAAATGYRSWIRPENIYAGKMGTNVVEIIEDHGLDKCKIGVVGLEPYPPYYFDGVVPYNTWKSIVEDLPDACFEMVGSDFFARMAAKSAEEIAVLKWSAGVGEKICAAMRDATRPGVGEHEIYAAALDTAARNVGYCGQILLGSGLEFVGWGQPAWLYRPQTPRTIMEGDVVLSEVFSSFGMLETQHQPAIAVGNVHADFHDAAALARASYEAGVKALKAGTVFSDVVEAMRAPMRDRGCWQVHPLVHSLTPYTMIGAGERLADLPEMAHYGKVLPFPSMGTDRVLEAGTVFALEPNCGIGRRMINLGGTVIVGENGGIELNSNSTRLMHA